One genomic window of Elaeis guineensis isolate ETL-2024a chromosome 2, EG11, whole genome shotgun sequence includes the following:
- the LOC140850750 gene encoding truncated FRIGIDA-like protein 1, translating to MATTEIEASIKSIPEKKESLRKALEALHSYSSSFASFTLEWKDLDYHISAIEKSIQERFKDLQAKEAPRSAAAASSPPEAKPTPAAAEEPEATPRPELKSLCVAMDARGLRSFLSERRKDFSAVRNELTPAIRAAPDPAKLVLDAMEGFYPPKSKGEKDGETQMIRKTYVNLLERVQVIAPEIKPAVRLQAKKLAMAWKGNMADSGGENGLEAMGLLQLIVSYSLVSEFEVDDILDLLVIACRRKQTVDLCKSLGFTEHIPDLIQKLNSRGKQLDSVKFVYAFNLEEQCPPVPLLKAYVMESKKAAKEVRKKGNNSSQSQNEAISKELGALKSVLRAVEEYKLEAAYPRENLEKQIARLEKLKADRKRTAAAASNSKTQQQPNKRPWQSSSSKPAVAVHTVLPVIQNQPQLGLADRAPYVGLGGSYSLAATGSLYNHAGQNVSGTPIGLGGLRSPPRSYLYPSNSLVGTGGLYDRPVNHAGYPASGMPPSYGSSLYPP from the exons ATGGCCACCACCGAGATCGAGGCGTCTATCAAGTCGATCCCGGAGAAGAAGGAGAGCCTCCGAAAGGCCTTGGAAGCCCTCCACTCCTACTCCTCCTCCTTTGCCTCTTTCACCCTCGAGTGGAAGGACCTCGACTACCACATTTCCGCCATCGAGAAGTCCATCCAGGAACGCTTCAAGGATCTCCAGGCCAAGGAGGCCCCACGATCCGCCGCAGCCGCTTCCTCCCCGCCGGAGGCGAagccgactccggctgcagcgGAGGAGCCCGAGGCCACTCCGAGGCCGGAGCTCAAATCCCTGTGCGTCGCGATGGACGCCCGGGGTCTCAGGTCGTTCCTCAGCGAGAGACGGAAGGACTTCAGTGCCGTCCGGAACGAGCTAACCCCGGCCATCCGAGCGGCCCCCGATCCGGCCAAGCTGGTCTTGGATGCTATGGAGGGCTTTTACCCTCCAAAATCCAAAGGCGAGAAGGATGGGGAAACGCAGATGATTAGGAAGACTTATGTCAATCTTTTGGAGCGTGTTCAGGTGATCGCTCCAGAGATCAAACCTGCAGTTAGGTTGCAGGCGAAGAAACTGGCGATGGCGTGGAAGGGGAACATGGCTGATAGCGGGGGAGAAAATGGATTAGAGGCTATGGGCTTGCTGCAGCTCATTGTGTCATACAGTTTggtctcagaatttgaggttgatgACATTTTGGATCTCCTTGTCATAGCTTGTCGGAGGAAGCAGACTGTAGATCTGTGTAAGAGCCTTGGGTTCACAGAACACATACCTG ATCTTATTCAGAAACTGAACAGTAGGGGAAAGCAACTTGACTCGGTAAAATTTGTCTATGCTTTCAATTTGGAGGAGCAATGTCCACCAGTACCCCTTCTGAAAGCCTATGTAATGGAATCCAAAAAGGCTGCTAAAGAAGTACGAAAGAAGGGAAATAATTCGAGTCAATCACAG AATGAGGCCATCTCGAAAGAACTTGGTGCTTTGAAATCAGTGCTCAGGGCTGTTGAGGAGTATAAGCTGGAGGCTGCATATCCGCGTGAAAATCTGGAGAAGCAGATTGCCAGATTAGAGAAACTGAAAGCAGACAGGAAGCGCACGGCAGCAGCTGCATCAAACTCAAAGACTCAGCAGCAACCTAATAAACGTCCTTGGCAATCGAGCAGTTCAAAACCAGCTGTTGCTGTGCATACCGTGCTGCCAGTAATTCAAAATCAGCCCCAGCTTGGATTGGCTGACCGGGCTCCATATGTGGGTCTGGGTGGGTCTTATAGTCTTGCTGCGACTGGTTCTCTCTACAACCATGCTGGTCAAAATGTTTCTGGAACTCCAATTGGACTAGGTGGACTTCGAAGTCCTCCTAGATCATATCTCTATCCATCAAATTCTCTTGTTGGTACTGGTGGGTTGTATGATAGGCCAGTAAACCATGCTGGTTACCCTGCTTCGGGTATGCCTCCATCTTATGGTTCTTCGCTTTACCCTCCATAG